The following are encoded together in the Pleurocapsa sp. FMAR1 genome:
- a CDS encoding DUF4394 domain-containing protein, translating to MKKLARDLIFMEYKVDLSTLNSSFGSDASGEAKLTLDAPTKDTRTLRVQVDASDLEDLSDIGGVHVAHIHGQFVGNADKPLLEQGDGSFFDGTGGEPVNSILPTVANSDVDGDGFVNFLEGRPNYGPVVLNLTSEQIESAPDGTPPLTNFLNLATAGEINPAELFPSGTEFNLDTTYTFDLNDPDQLRQYNNLTPLDEREVVVHGLTIPTETSEAIDETAMGTAPAGMDLGNGEAFRITAPVAAGEIKAQKSTDVSQLVALTDHNSLVSFDSNNPGASQFTDVTGVEGTLLGIDTRPADGSIYGISTANNIYTIDADSGAAIYVSTLDTPFEGGTISGFDFNPVADRLRLVGDNDQDFRINVDTGEVTVDGTLAFGSGDSNEGVNPNVTAAAYTNSFDGTISTQLYDIDTLLNDVVLQDPPNDGTLVTVGDLGIDFDTLGGFDIVSAVEGDNTAFAVSNTTLYSIDLESGAANSLGDVGSIDPLNLQGLTAVQAPPTIDEILANSKFVALTDNNTLVSFASDNLTDSDSVEITGVEGTLLGIDTRPADGSIYGISTANNIYTIDADSGAATYISTLDTPFEGGTISGFDFNPAADRLRLVGDNDQDLRINVDTGEVTVDGTLAFDESDFNQGVNPNITAAAYTNSFDGTDSTQLYDIDTLLNDLVLQDPPNEGTLVSVGDLGIDIDTLGGFDIVSSLDGDNAAFAVSDSTFYSVNLGTGEALSLGEIGEIDDSNADNLQGLTVVTDFV from the coding sequence ATGAAAAAATTAGCCAGAGATTTAATTTTTATGGAATACAAAGTAGATTTAAGTACACTCAACAGTTCATTTGGTTCTGATGCCAGTGGCGAGGCGAAACTAACCCTTGATGCACCAACTAAAGATACTCGTACTCTGCGAGTTCAAGTTGACGCTAGCGACTTAGAAGATCTTAGCGATATTGGTGGAGTCCACGTTGCCCATATTCACGGACAGTTTGTAGGAAATGCTGACAAGCCTCTCTTAGAACAGGGTGATGGTAGCTTTTTTGATGGGACGGGAGGAGAACCCGTAAATTCAATTCTGCCAACTGTAGCCAATAGTGATGTTGACGGTGATGGCTTTGTTAATTTCCTTGAAGGTCGTCCCAACTATGGTCCAGTAGTTCTCAATTTGACCTCAGAACAGATTGAATCAGCACCAGATGGCACACCACCTCTAACTAATTTCCTCAATTTAGCGACAGCAGGTGAAATTAATCCAGCCGAGCTATTTCCTTCAGGCACAGAGTTTAATCTAGATACTACCTATACCTTCGACTTAAACGATCCAGATCAACTGCGTCAGTATAACAATTTAACGCCCCTAGACGAGCGAGAAGTGGTTGTACATGGTTTGACAATTCCTACAGAAACTTCTGAGGCGATCGACGAAACTGCTATGGGAACAGCACCAGCAGGGATGGATCTGGGTAATGGCGAAGCTTTCCGCATTACTGCACCTGTAGCAGCAGGAGAAATCAAAGCACAAAAATCAACAGATGTTTCTCAGCTTGTAGCCTTAACCGACCATAACTCATTAGTCTCATTTGACTCTAATAATCCTGGTGCAAGTCAGTTTACCGATGTTACTGGAGTTGAAGGTACGTTGTTGGGTATTGATACTCGTCCTGCCGATGGTTCTATTTACGGTATTTCAACTGCCAATAATATTTATACTATTGATGCGGATAGCGGTGCAGCTATTTATGTTAGCACCCTTGATACGCCCTTTGAAGGGGGAACTATATCGGGATTTGACTTTAATCCTGTTGCCGATCGCCTGCGTTTAGTAGGAGATAACGATCAAGACTTTCGGATTAACGTAGATACGGGAGAAGTAACCGTTGATGGGACTTTAGCATTCGGTTCAGGAGATTCTAATGAGGGCGTAAATCCTAACGTTACTGCTGCTGCCTATACTAACTCCTTTGATGGCACTATTTCCACTCAGCTATACGATATTGATACTTTGTTAAATGACGTAGTATTGCAAGATCCTCCTAACGATGGCACATTAGTTACCGTTGGCGATTTAGGCATTGATTTTGATACTCTAGGTGGATTTGACATTGTTTCTGCTGTAGAAGGCGATAATACAGCTTTTGCTGTTTCTAACACGACTTTATATTCGATAGATTTAGAAAGTGGTGCAGCCAATAGTTTAGGCGATGTTGGCTCAATTGATCCTTTAAATTTACAAGGATTGACCGCAGTTCAAGCTCCACCAACAATTGACGAAATTTTAGCCAACTCCAAATTTGTAGCCTTAACTGATAACAATACTTTAGTTTCTTTCGCTTCTGATAACCTAACAGATTCAGATTCAGTAGAAATTACGGGAGTAGAAGGAACATTACTCGGTATTGATACTCGTCCTGCCGATGGCTCTATCTACGGTATTTCTACTGCCAATAATATTTATACCATTGATGCAGATAGCGGTGCAGCTACATACATCAGCACCCTAGATACGCCCTTTGAAGGAGGAACTATATCGGGATTTGACTTTAATCCTGCTGCCGATCGCCTGCGTTTGGTAGGAGATAATGATCAAGACCTTCGGATCAATGTGGACACTGGCGAAGTAACCGTTGATGGAACTTTGGCTTTCGATGAAAGCGATTTCAATCAGGGCGTAAACCCCAATATTACTGCTGCTGCTTATACTAACTCTTTTGATGGTACTGATAGCACTCAGCTATACGATATTGATACTCTGTTAAATGACTTGGTGCTACAAGATCCGCCCAATGAAGGAACTTTAGTTAGCGTCGGCGATTTGGGAATTGATATTGATACTTTGGGTGGCTTTGATATTGTCTCTTCTCTTGATGGAGATAATGCAGCTTTTGCTGTCTCAGACTCAACTTTCTATTCCGTTAACCTTGGTACGGGAGAAGCGTTGAGTTTGGGTGAAATTGGTGAAATTGATGATTCAAATGCTGATAACCTTCAGGGATTAACTGTCGTTACTGATTTTGTCTAA
- the rpiA gene encoding ribose-5-phosphate isomerase RpiA: MSDPVKTMKQEVGKAAADRVKSDSIVGLGSGSTAAYAIEYIGDRLAKGEIKNIVGVPTSFQAEVLAKKFNIPLVTLDAIDHIDIAIDGADEVDPQKNLIKGGGAAHTREKVVDSLAKEFIVVVDEGKLVDKLGSTFLLPVEVIPMAVAPVMRSLEKLGGKPELRMGVKKAGPVVTDQGNLVIDVKFDHITNPEEMEKTINNFPGVLENGLFVGVADIILVGKIVDGKSEISQF, translated from the coding sequence ATGAGCGATCCTGTCAAAACTATGAAGCAAGAGGTAGGGAAAGCTGCTGCCGATCGCGTAAAATCAGACTCTATCGTCGGACTAGGATCTGGTTCTACTGCTGCCTATGCTATTGAGTATATAGGCGATCGCCTGGCAAAGGGGGAAATTAAAAATATTGTCGGTGTACCTACTTCTTTTCAGGCAGAAGTATTGGCAAAAAAATTTAACATCCCCTTAGTTACTCTAGATGCTATCGATCATATTGATATTGCGATCGATGGTGCGGATGAAGTCGATCCTCAAAAAAACTTAATTAAAGGTGGTGGCGCAGCACACACTCGTGAAAAGGTTGTAGATTCTCTAGCTAAAGAATTTATTGTCGTCGTAGATGAAGGCAAACTAGTTGATAAACTCGGTTCAACTTTCTTGCTGCCTGTAGAAGTAATTCCTATGGCGGTTGCTCCTGTGATGCGAAGCTTAGAAAAGCTAGGGGGAAAACCAGAATTGCGGATGGGTGTAAAAAAAGCTGGACCAGTGGTCACAGACCAAGGCAATTTAGTTATTGATGTAAAATTTGACCATATTACCAACCCTGAGGAAATGGAAAAAACGATCAATAATTTTCCAGGAGTGCTAGAAAATGGCTTGTTCGTTGGCGTGGCAGATATTATTCTAGTCGGCAAGATTGTAGACGGTAAATCTGAAATTAGTCAGTTTTAG